The Deinococcus sonorensis KR-87 genome includes a window with the following:
- the dinB gene encoding DNA polymerase IV, which translates to MTRLVVHVDMDAFYASIEIRDQPDLAEKPVAVIVPGRRGVVMTANYVARGFGVHSALPVHLARQRCPGIVLIPQRMDVYRAVSAQIHGIFAQYTEEIEPLALDEAYLDMTKEGRALAQGEALARSIQADILAETRLTCSAGVSVNKFLAKYGSGMHKPGGLTVIHPEEVDALLAALPVEEFFGVGPVIAGKLQAQGIHTGADLRARSLPELQAILGAGKFAPRLYDLARGVDERPVEAHREPKSIGVEQTFERDVQTREALLAELPGITAQVAARLSKRGYVGRTVVLKLRYEDGTTVTRHRTRDEPLATAAELAQGAAEVLTPELLEGHRVRLLGVSVVNLSSREEAQSPT; encoded by the coding sequence ATGACCCGTCTCGTGGTGCACGTGGATATGGACGCCTTCTACGCCTCGATCGAGATCCGCGATCAGCCGGACCTGGCAGAAAAACCCGTCGCCGTCATCGTGCCGGGCCGACGGGGCGTGGTCATGACAGCGAACTATGTCGCCCGTGGCTTTGGTGTCCACAGCGCCCTGCCCGTCCACCTGGCCCGACAACGCTGCCCCGGCATCGTCCTGATTCCTCAACGCATGGACGTGTACCGCGCCGTCTCGGCCCAGATTCACGGCATCTTTGCGCAATACACCGAGGAGATCGAGCCGCTCGCGCTCGACGAGGCATATCTCGATATGACGAAGGAAGGGCGGGCACTGGCGCAGGGCGAGGCGCTGGCCCGGAGCATTCAGGCGGACATCCTGGCCGAAACACGACTAACCTGCTCGGCCGGCGTGTCGGTGAACAAGTTTCTCGCCAAGTACGGCAGCGGCATGCATAAACCCGGCGGGCTGACGGTCATCCACCCTGAGGAGGTCGACGCCCTGCTCGCCGCCCTGCCAGTGGAGGAGTTCTTCGGCGTCGGCCCGGTGATTGCAGGAAAACTCCAAGCGCAGGGGATCCACACCGGCGCGGACCTGCGTGCGAGGTCGCTGCCTGAACTTCAGGCCATCCTAGGCGCCGGAAAATTCGCCCCCCGGTTGTACGACCTGGCGAGAGGAGTGGACGAGCGCCCTGTGGAAGCTCACCGGGAGCCGAAGTCCATCGGCGTGGAGCAGACCTTTGAGCGTGATGTTCAGACCCGTGAGGCGCTGCTGGCGGAACTGCCGGGAATCACGGCCCAGGTGGCGGCGCGGCTCTCGAAGCGGGGGTATGTCGGGCGGACGGTGGTCCTGAAACTGCGATACGAGGACGGGACGACCGTGACTCGCCACCGCACGCGAGATGAACCCCTGGCAACCGCCGCTGAGCTGGCCCAGGGCGCCGCCGAGGTGTTGACGCCGGAACTCCTCGAGGGGCACCGGGTGCGGCTTCTTGGCGTGAGCGTGGTCAACCTCAGTTCCAGGGAAGAAGCCCAGAGCCCAACTTGA